One stretch of Filifactor alocis ATCC 35896 DNA includes these proteins:
- a CDS encoding restriction endonuclease subunit S, with protein sequence MKCKLEEICSFRTGKTDVANLTTERYISTENMLPNKSGIVNATSLPIVDLTQAYEKGDVLVSNIRPYFKKIWKAKINGGCSNDVLVFTAKENTDSDFLYYVLANDAFFAYAMATSKGTKMPRGDKKSIMQYEVPCYDIETQQKIASILKSIDEKIELNNAINNNLEQQAKTLFKSWFVDCEPFNGKQPDDWILGTIDDLAKDVVCGKTPSTKKEEYYGGYIPFITIPDMHNCVYSLNTARSLSTLGAESQSKKTLPVNSVCVSCIGTAGLVTLVPVPSQTNQQINSIIPKNTVSPYYVYLLMKTMSEIINKLGQSGSTIVNLNKAQFGKIEVIIPSTKVMLEFTELVEPIFELILLNQKENNRLSNLRDTLLPKLMSGELDVSDIYL encoded by the coding sequence ATGAAGTGTAAGCTTGAAGAAATTTGTTCATTTCGAACAGGAAAAACGGATGTGGCTAATTTAACAACAGAAAGATACATTTCGACAGAAAATATGCTTCCGAATAAATCAGGAATAGTAAATGCTACTTCGCTTCCAATTGTTGATTTGACACAAGCATATGAAAAAGGAGATGTTCTTGTATCAAATATTCGTCCATATTTTAAGAAAATATGGAAGGCGAAAATTAATGGTGGATGTTCTAATGATGTATTAGTTTTTACTGCGAAGGAAAACACAGATAGTGATTTTCTTTACTATGTTCTTGCGAATGATGCATTCTTTGCATATGCAATGGCTACGTCAAAAGGAACGAAGATGCCAAGAGGTGATAAGAAGTCCATTATGCAATATGAAGTGCCTTGCTATGATATTGAAACACAGCAAAAAATAGCGAGCATTTTGAAGTCAATAGATGAAAAAATAGAATTAAATAATGCGATAAACAATAATTTAGAGCAGCAAGCTAAGACTTTATTTAAGTCCTGGTTCGTTGATTGTGAACCATTCAATGGCAAACAACCAGATGATTGGATTCTTGGAACAATTGATGATTTAGCAAAGGATGTTGTTTGTGGGAAGACTCCTTCTACAAAGAAAGAAGAATATTATGGAGGATATATCCCGTTTATTACAATTCCTGATATGCACAATTGTGTCTACTCATTAAATACAGCTCGATCATTGTCAACTCTTGGTGCAGAAAGTCAATCAAAAAAAACTTTACCAGTCAATAGTGTGTGTGTAAGTTGTATTGGAACAGCAGGTCTTGTTACTCTTGTACCTGTTCCCAGTCAAACTAATCAACAGATAAATTCAATTATTCCTAAAAACACTGTTTCGCCTTATTATGTTTATTTGCTTATGAAAACAATGTCTGAAATTATAAATAAACTTGGTCAAAGCGGAAGTACCATTGTAAACCTTAATAAAGCACAATTTGGAAAAATAGAAGTTATTATTCCATCGACCAAGGTAATGTTAGAATTTACTGAATTAGTTGAACCTATTTTTGAACTAATTCTTTTAAATCAAAAGGAAAACAATAGACTAAGTAATCTAAGAGATACACTTCTTCCAAAACTGATGTCCGGTGAGCTTGATGTCTCTGATATCTACCTTTAA